Proteins encoded within one genomic window of Halomonas sp. YLGW01:
- a CDS encoding tetratricopeptide repeat protein — protein MPIVDPRSGAPLTSEADTGDAAGADAATYIVDLDMSNFQQVVLEGSMNTPVVLDCWASWCEPCKNLMPVLEKLAREYNGAFVLAKLNIEEHQQIAAQLGIRSVPDVKLIMQGQLYDEFQGALPEGQIREWLGKHIAAPAAPEASPEEQAEAALAAGDPATARAIYQQLVQDNPQHHDYQVDLAGAVLAEGQAEDARAILDNLPPEHRDAPRARGVRARLEFGEEAPDAEALAALGDRDDSEAQFLRALRRVADGDYEAGLDALLTLMKRDRAYGDDAAKKTLVRVFDALGADHPLTVTYRRKLFAQLY, from the coding sequence ATGCCGATCGTCGACCCGCGCAGTGGCGCGCCCCTGACTTCCGAAGCCGACACCGGTGACGCGGCCGGCGCCGATGCCGCCACCTACATCGTCGATCTCGACATGAGCAACTTCCAGCAAGTGGTGCTGGAAGGCTCGATGAACACGCCGGTGGTGCTGGACTGCTGGGCCTCCTGGTGCGAGCCCTGCAAGAACCTGATGCCGGTGCTGGAGAAGCTGGCCCGCGAATACAACGGGGCCTTCGTGCTGGCCAAGCTCAATATCGAGGAGCATCAGCAGATCGCCGCGCAGCTGGGCATCCGCTCGGTGCCGGACGTCAAGCTGATCATGCAGGGCCAGCTCTACGACGAGTTCCAGGGCGCGCTGCCGGAAGGCCAGATCCGCGAGTGGCTTGGCAAGCACATCGCCGCCCCGGCCGCCCCGGAGGCCTCGCCCGAGGAGCAGGCCGAGGCAGCGCTGGCGGCCGGCGACCCGGCCACCGCCCGAGCAATCTACCAGCAGCTGGTACAGGACAATCCCCAGCACCATGACTACCAGGTCGACCTGGCCGGTGCCGTGCTGGCCGAGGGCCAGGCCGAGGACGCCCGGGCGATCCTCGACAACCTGCCCCCGGAACACCGCGATGCGCCCCGGGCTCGCGGCGTACGGGCACGACTCGAGTTCGGCGAGGAAGCCCCGGACGCCGAGGCGCTGGCAGCCCTTGGCGATCGTGACGATAGCGAGGCGCAGTTCCTGCGCGCCCTGCGCCGTGTCGCCGACGGCGACTATGAGGCCGGCCTCGACGCCCTGCTGACGCTGATGAAGCGCGACCGCGCCTACGGCGACGATGCCGCCAAGAAGACCCTGGTGCGGGTCTTCGACGCCCTCGGCGCCGACCACCCGCTGACGGTCACCTACCGCCGCAAGCTGTTCGCGCAGCTCTACTGA
- a CDS encoding PatB family C-S lyase, translated as MKFDFATPVERRHPSRHGQAADWPSQKWHRHDDDVLPLWVADMDFRSPPAVIEALEARIAHGVFGYGEVPDSLREALCAWSGEHYDWAIAPEWQHWLPGVVPALHLASLAFTAPGDGILTVTPIYPPFLSVAERTGRRAQTAPLAEPEVPGEPWRLDLDALEAAITPETRLLLWCQPHNPTGRAWSSEELNGLAALVERHDLLVVSDELHCDLLLDEGARHRPLAAQFPALARRIITLWAPSKTFNLAGLTAACAVIPDASLRRRFAAAAKGLMPDANVLGLVAAEAAYTQGEPWRQALLATLRGHRVRLAEAVAGWPGVTMSAPQSTYLAWLDLRRSGLGESPQRVLLEEARVALSDGADFGWPGFVRLNFGTTRSQLDEALSRLDRVLAQ; from the coding sequence ATGAAATTCGATTTTGCCACGCCCGTCGAGCGCCGCCATCCGTCACGACATGGTCAGGCCGCCGACTGGCCCTCGCAGAAATGGCATCGCCACGACGATGACGTCCTGCCGCTGTGGGTCGCCGACATGGACTTCCGTTCGCCGCCGGCGGTGATCGAGGCCCTGGAGGCGCGGATCGCCCACGGGGTCTTCGGCTATGGCGAGGTGCCGGACAGCCTGCGCGAGGCGCTGTGCGCCTGGAGCGGCGAGCATTACGACTGGGCGATCGCGCCGGAGTGGCAGCACTGGTTGCCGGGCGTGGTGCCGGCGCTGCATCTGGCTAGCCTGGCCTTCACCGCACCGGGCGACGGCATCCTCACGGTGACGCCGATCTACCCGCCGTTCCTCAGCGTCGCCGAGCGCACCGGGCGGCGGGCCCAGACCGCGCCGCTCGCCGAACCCGAGGTACCGGGGGAGCCCTGGCGCCTCGATCTGGACGCGCTGGAGGCCGCCATCACCCCCGAGACCCGGCTGCTGCTGTGGTGCCAACCGCACAATCCTACCGGGCGGGCCTGGAGCAGCGAAGAGCTTAATGGCCTGGCGGCGCTGGTCGAGCGTCACGACCTGCTGGTGGTCTCCGATGAGCTGCACTGTGACCTGCTGCTGGATGAAGGTGCCCGCCACCGGCCACTGGCGGCCCAGTTCCCGGCGCTGGCCAGGCGCATCATCACCCTCTGGGCGCCCTCCAAGACCTTCAACCTGGCCGGCCTGACCGCGGCCTGCGCGGTGATTCCCGATGCGTCGCTGCGTCGGCGGTTTGCCGCAGCGGCGAAGGGGCTGATGCCGGATGCCAATGTGTTGGGCCTGGTGGCCGCCGAGGCCGCCTACACCCAGGGTGAACCCTGGCGCCAGGCCCTGCTCGCGACCCTGCGCGGGCATCGGGTACGCCTGGCCGAGGCGGTGGCCGGCTGGCCGGGGGTGACCATGAGCGCGCCGCAATCCACCTATCTCGCCTGGCTCGACCTGCGCCGCTCAGGGCTCGGGGAATCGCCGCAACGGGTACTGTTGGAAGAGGCGCGGGTAGCGCTATCCGACGGTGCCGACTTCGGCTGGCCGGGCTTCGTGCGCCTCAACTTCGGCACCACCCGCTCCCAGCTGGACGAGGCGCTCTCACGCCTCGACCGGGTGCTGGCTCAGTAG
- a CDS encoding thioesterase family protein, translating to MFVTTLEPAFHDTDALGHINNTRLPAWFEQARTELFRLFTPDLDPRKWRLILARLDVEFLAELHYGEPVEMRTFLTRLGRSSFTVTQEAWQHGKRCARGNTVMVHYDHDEKRAQPIEGDLRAALEEHLHAPAEAEA from the coding sequence ATGTTCGTCACTACCCTCGAGCCCGCCTTTCACGACACCGACGCCCTGGGGCACATCAACAACACCCGCCTGCCGGCCTGGTTCGAGCAGGCGCGCACCGAGCTGTTCCGGCTGTTCACGCCGGATCTCGACCCGCGCAAGTGGCGACTGATCCTGGCCCGCCTGGACGTGGAGTTCCTCGCCGAGTTGCACTATGGCGAGCCCGTCGAGATGCGTACCTTCCTGACCCGGCTTGGCCGAAGCTCCTTCACGGTGACGCAGGAAGCCTGGCAACACGGCAAGCGGTGCGCCCGCGGCAATACCGTGATGGTGCACTACGATCACGATGAGAAGCGCGCCCAGCCGATCGAGGGCGATCTGCGCGCGGCCCTCGAGGAGCACCTGCACGCCCCCGCCGAGGCCGAGGCATGA
- the ybaK gene encoding Cys-tRNA(Pro) deacylase, with protein MTPAIRTLEAAGIAFRLAEYAHDPRSEAFGEEAATALALPPETVFKTLLARLDDGRLAVALVPVTARLDLKALARATGARKATLADPSLAERTTGYVVGGISPLGQKKHLPTFLDASARALSMLHVSGGRRGLEIGLAPDDLIALTGARLAGLSRT; from the coding sequence ATGACGCCGGCGATCCGCACCCTGGAGGCAGCGGGAATCGCCTTCCGCCTCGCCGAGTACGCCCATGACCCACGGAGCGAAGCCTTCGGCGAGGAGGCCGCGACGGCGCTTGCCCTGCCGCCGGAGACGGTCTTCAAGACGCTGCTGGCCCGCCTCGACGACGGCCGTCTGGCGGTGGCCCTGGTGCCGGTGACCGCGCGGCTCGATCTCAAGGCGCTGGCTCGGGCGACCGGGGCACGCAAGGCGACCCTGGCCGACCCTTCGCTTGCCGAACGCACCACCGGCTATGTGGTCGGCGGCATCAGTCCGCTGGGCCAGAAGAAGCACCTGCCGACCTTTCTCGACGCAAGCGCCAGGGCGCTCTCGATGCTGCATGTCAGCGGCGGCCGCCGGGGACTGGAGATCGGGCTCGCGCCCGACGACCTGATCGCCCTGACCGGGGCCCGGCTGGCGGGGCTATCACGTACCTGA
- a CDS encoding DUF501 domain-containing protein, whose amino-acid sequence MVIHTDQIPDERQLAIITEQLGRPPRGTLAVAATDGEGTPLVLRMAPIVEGKPFPTLYWLSSERLKVELSRLEARGVIKELEARLQQEPDFLAAYHHSHEDYVARRWRYMDEAQRTEVERLGYKKVLTERGIGGISNWDQVRCLHTQYAHHLCGDNVIGQWVDAEFGVIDCLP is encoded by the coding sequence ATGGTGATCCACACCGATCAGATCCCGGATGAACGCCAGCTGGCGATCATCACCGAACAGCTCGGCCGGCCGCCCCGCGGCACCCTGGCCGTGGCCGCCACCGACGGCGAAGGCACCCCCTTGGTGCTGCGCATGGCGCCGATCGTCGAGGGCAAGCCCTTTCCGACGCTCTACTGGCTGAGCAGCGAACGGCTCAAGGTAGAGCTCTCCCGCCTCGAGGCCCGCGGCGTGATCAAGGAGCTCGAGGCCCGCCTGCAGCAGGAGCCTGACTTCCTGGCCGCCTACCACCACAGCCACGAGGACTACGTGGCCCGTCGCTGGCGCTATATGGACGAGGCGCAGCGCACCGAGGTCGAGCGCCTGGGCTATAAGAAGGTGCTCACCGAGCGCGGTATCGGCGGCATCAGCAACTGGGATCAGGTGCGCTGCCTGCACACCCAGTATGCTCACCACCTGTGCGGCGACAACGTGATCGGCCAATGGGTGGACGCCGAGTTCGGTGTCATCGACTGCCTGCCCTGA
- a CDS encoding TIGR00730 family Rossman fold protein translates to MPNICVYLGSREGSDPCFREATVALGHAIGRRGHRLVYGGARVGLMGALADAVLEAGGEAIGVMPDHLVEREQAHHGLTELIRVADMHERKATMADRADAFVALPGGIGTLEELFESWTWQYLGLHDKPIAVLDIQGFFSPLLTFLDSLVSQGFLDAHTRDDLSAAPTAPALLDSLERQLSPA, encoded by the coding sequence ATGCCGAACATCTGTGTTTATCTGGGCTCCCGGGAAGGGAGCGACCCCTGCTTTCGCGAGGCCACCGTGGCACTGGGCCACGCGATCGGCCGGCGCGGTCATCGCCTGGTCTATGGCGGCGCCCGCGTGGGGCTGATGGGCGCCCTGGCCGACGCCGTGCTCGAGGCCGGCGGTGAGGCGATCGGCGTGATGCCGGACCACCTGGTGGAGCGCGAACAGGCCCACCATGGGCTGACAGAGCTGATCCGCGTCGCCGACATGCACGAGCGCAAGGCCACCATGGCGGACAGGGCCGATGCCTTCGTCGCCCTGCCCGGCGGCATCGGCACCCTCGAGGAGCTGTTCGAATCCTGGACCTGGCAATACCTGGGCCTTCACGACAAGCCGATCGCCGTACTCGATATCCAGGGGTTCTTCAGCCCGCTGCTGACCTTCCTCGACAGCCTGGTCAGCCAGGGCTTCCTCGACGCCCATACCCGCGACGACCTGAGCGCGGCGCCGACCGCGCCCGCGCTGCTGGATAGCCTGGAACGGCAGCTGAGCCCCGCCTGA
- a CDS encoding tetratricopeptide repeat protein codes for MHQASSLVTRLEYRLAEQLFHNRWLPRSRRTQQLTMHLYQRCAEAGHTTALSVYGHMLFHRAISPQDKAKGARYVMEAARQGDVRAQYQAGRIFEHGCAQYPRRDDKAVTWYARAGEAGHPLAAERLAEAYRSGMFGLAVDPLRAAHWQALADQCVAEEAAPAATLCH; via the coding sequence ATGCATCAGGCATCTTCTTTGGTTACCCGTCTCGAATATCGACTGGCGGAACAGCTCTTTCATAACCGCTGGTTGCCGCGTTCGCGACGCACCCAGCAGTTAACGATGCACCTCTATCAGCGTTGCGCCGAAGCGGGACACACCACGGCGCTGTCGGTCTATGGCCACATGCTGTTTCACCGTGCGATCAGCCCCCAGGACAAGGCCAAGGGCGCCCGCTATGTGATGGAGGCCGCTCGCCAGGGTGACGTGCGCGCCCAGTACCAGGCCGGCCGTATCTTCGAGCATGGCTGTGCCCAGTACCCGCGTCGCGACGACAAGGCCGTGACCTGGTATGCCCGGGCCGGCGAAGCCGGCCATCCCCTGGCTGCCGAACGATTGGCGGAAGCCTATCGCAGCGGCATGTTCGGCCTCGCCGTGGATCCGCTGCGCGCCGCCCACTGGCAAGCATTGGCCGACCAGTGCGTCGCCGAGGAGGCCGCGCCCGCGGCGACGCTCTGCCACTGA
- a CDS encoding NADP(H)-dependent aldo-keto reductase translates to MQTRLLGDTGLDVSRLCLGTMTFGEQNSEAEAHEQLDRATAFGVNFIDTAEMYPVPPRAETQGLTESYVGSWLKARGTRDDVILATKVAGPGLDHIRGGPRLSREHIHQAIDTSLARLKTDYVDLYQLHWPDRNANFFGKLGYEVKEDEDATSLEESLSALKELVDAGKVRAVGLSNETPWGVMHALSLADRLGLPRVASVQNPYNLLNRSYEVGLAEISHRERVGLLAYSPLAFGVLSGKYLDGARPPKGRLTLFERFKRYTSPLADQATRAYVELAREHGLDPAQMALAYVNSRPFLTSNIIGATTMEQLESNLASESLKLSDEVLEGIEAVHRRLPNPSP, encoded by the coding sequence ATGCAAACGCGACTGCTTGGCGATACCGGGCTCGATGTCAGCCGACTGTGCCTTGGCACCATGACCTTCGGCGAACAGAACAGCGAAGCCGAAGCGCACGAGCAACTCGACCGCGCCACGGCGTTCGGCGTCAACTTCATCGATACGGCCGAGATGTATCCCGTGCCGCCCAGGGCCGAGACTCAGGGCCTGACCGAGTCCTATGTCGGCAGCTGGCTGAAGGCCCGCGGCACCCGCGACGACGTCATCCTCGCCACCAAGGTGGCCGGCCCCGGGCTCGACCATATCCGCGGCGGCCCGCGGCTGAGCCGTGAGCACATCCACCAGGCCATCGACACGAGTCTCGCGCGGCTGAAGACCGACTACGTGGATCTCTATCAGCTGCACTGGCCCGACCGGAATGCCAACTTCTTCGGCAAGCTCGGCTACGAGGTCAAGGAAGACGAAGACGCCACCTCCCTGGAAGAAAGCCTGTCGGCGCTCAAGGAACTGGTCGATGCCGGCAAGGTGCGCGCCGTTGGCCTCTCCAACGAGACCCCCTGGGGCGTGATGCACGCGCTCTCCCTGGCCGACCGCCTCGGCCTGCCGCGGGTCGCCAGCGTGCAGAACCCCTACAACCTGCTCAATCGTAGCTACGAAGTCGGCCTCGCCGAGATCAGCCATCGCGAGCGGGTCGGCCTGCTGGCCTATTCACCGCTGGCCTTCGGCGTGCTCTCGGGCAAGTATCTGGACGGCGCCCGGCCACCCAAGGGCCGCCTGACCCTCTTCGAGCGCTTCAAGCGCTACACCTCGCCGCTGGCCGACCAGGCGACCCGCGCCTATGTGGAGCTCGCCCGCGAACACGGCCTGGACCCGGCCCAGATGGCTCTGGCCTACGTCAACTCACGGCCCTTCCTGACCAGCAACATCATCGGCGCCACCACCATGGAGCAGCTCGAGAGCAACCTGGCGAGCGAATCGCTCAAGCTGAGCGACGAGGTGCTCGAGGGCATCGAGGCCGTGCACCGCCGGCTGCCCAACCCCAGCCCCTGA
- the yaaA gene encoding peroxide stress protein YaaA produces MLSVISPAKTLDFETPPSTDTYSQPDYLERSCELIDVLRDYSPQQLSELMGISDKLAGLNAARFAEWEAPFKPSSAKPAAQAFQGDVYVGLEAASFSEEDNAFAQEHLRILSGLYGLLRPLDLILPYRLEMGTKLPNPAGKDLYAYWRDTLTRDLDRAIEASGSPVLVNLASNEYFKAIDTRKLRAQVITPVFKDEKNGQFKIISFYAKKARGLMSAWMIRERLDDPESLKDFDVAGYRYNAAMSQGNTLVFTRAEGTS; encoded by the coding sequence ATGCTGAGCGTGATTTCCCCCGCCAAGACGCTGGATTTCGAGACCCCGCCGAGCACCGACACCTACAGCCAGCCCGACTACCTCGAGCGCAGCTGTGAACTGATCGATGTCCTGCGGGACTACTCGCCCCAGCAGCTCAGCGAGCTGATGGGCATCAGCGACAAGCTGGCCGGCCTCAATGCCGCCCGCTTCGCCGAGTGGGAGGCGCCCTTTAAGCCGAGTAGCGCCAAGCCCGCGGCGCAGGCCTTCCAGGGCGACGTCTATGTGGGGCTGGAGGCCGCAAGCTTCAGCGAGGAGGACAATGCCTTCGCCCAGGAGCATCTGCGCATCCTCTCCGGTCTCTATGGCCTGCTGCGCCCGCTGGACCTGATCCTGCCCTACCGCCTGGAAATGGGCACCAAGCTTCCCAACCCGGCGGGCAAGGATCTCTATGCCTACTGGCGAGATACGCTGACCCGGGACCTAGATCGTGCCATCGAGGCAAGCGGCAGCCCGGTGCTGGTCAACCTGGCCTCCAACGAGTACTTCAAGGCCATCGATACCAGGAAGCTCAGGGCACAGGTGATCACGCCGGTGTTCAAGGACGAGAAGAACGGCCAGTTCAAGATCATCAGCTTCTATGCCAAGAAGGCTCGAGGCCTGATGAGCGCCTGGATGATCCGCGAGCGCCTCGATGACCCCGAGAGCCTCAAGGACTTCGACGTAGCCGGCTATCGCTACAATGCGGCCATGTCCCAAGGCAACACCCTGGTCTTCACCCGGGCGGAAGGGACATCCTGA